In a genomic window of Callithrix jacchus isolate 240 chromosome 22, calJac240_pri, whole genome shotgun sequence:
- the LOC100401598 gene encoding methyl-CpG-binding domain protein 3-like 2B gives MGEPGSRSFPSPPVLGKLKRSMIPWALQKKRDIHVAKARRRRAARAALPERLTSCIFQKPVTRIRSHPDNQVRHKKGEEHLEKPRQLCAYQRMQALPSCSSQGEGSSSPLDLDSILSVLAPGMAGESLDRAGAELTHSQPEPTPGQLPAGAGAPPGVGCQLPPPFSGQLVTHADIRRQARKVKKARERLAKALQTDRLAREADRNADK, from the exons ATGGGAGAGCCTGGGTCCAGATCTTTTCCAAGCCCACCTGTTTTG ggGAAGCTCAAAAGAAGCATGATACCCTGGGCCTTACAGAAGAAACGAGATATCCACGTGGCCAAGGCCCGTCGGAGACGAGCTGCCAGGGCTGCCCTCCCCGAGAGACTCACTAGCTGTATCTTCCAGAAGCCAGTGACAAGGATCAGGTCTCATCCTGACAACCAGGTCAGACACAAAAAAGGCGAGGAGCACCTGGAGAAGCCACGGCAGCTCTGTGCCTACCAGAGAATGCAGGCCCTGCCCTCCTGCAGCAGCCAAGGAGAAGGTTCTTCAAGTCCACTGGATTTGGACAGCATCTTAAGTGTTCTTGCTCCAGGCATGGCTGGGGAATCTCTGGACAGAGCCGGTGCTGAGCTCACACATAGCCAGCCTGAGCCCACCCCTGGGCAGCTTCCAGCTGGGGCAGGGGCTCCCCCAGGAGTGGGTTGTCAGCTCCCACCGCCCTTCTCTGGCCAATTGGTGACTCATGCAGATATCCGGAGACAGGCCCGGAAGGTGAAGAAAGCCAGGGAGAGACTGGCCAAGGCCTTGCAGACAGACAGGCTGGCCCGGGAGGCAGACAGAAATGCTGACAAGTAG